The region ATCTCCTtctaaaatatttatgttgtagCTTTATGGATGACATCTGTGTATTCACTACCAAAATATTCTTTTGATTCATTCCCTGTATAGGTGAACAACATGATTTGCATTGAGAAGTACTCGGACTTTCCACAGCTTGGGCGGTTTACTCTCCGCACTGAAGGTTAGTGTGGCATTATGTACTGCTTCTACTGGATTGGAACTGTTTCTCCAAGAAAATTATAAGTTACCACTCTTAACAATTTTTCACAGGGAAAACTGTTGCTGTGGGAAAAGTAACTGGGCTGACTTCAAGTGAGAGCGCCTAACAATTTTGTCCTGAGAGGTGGTTATTTCTGACTTGTTAAATGTCATATTACACTGCAGCTTCATGTTTGCTGATACTGCCATATTATGTTGAAGTTATAAGATAGTTTGGGGCTTGCAGCTCCGACATCTTCCGTTGTCAACAAACCGTTCATATTTGGAATTATGAAAGTGTATTTGGGACATTCTTGTTAGCTCAAGAGGACTGGCTATGTGGCtagattgttttttttttacttacaTTAGACTATTTAAAAGGCCATTATTAGATATTCATGAGCTGTAGTGACACTATTGCTTAAATACGATACCTTGGTGTGCATAAAAATGCTATCGTAATATTTTGCAAGACAtaactatttctttttctttctttctttctggTTAGCTGGCTGATTTCTGAGCTTTGTGGTGAAAAGAGGCAACATGACGGCACCTGGTTCTAGTATCGTCTCCTTCGAATGAATTTGAGGGTGATTGGAATGAGATTGTTTAGTTGCTCTTTTCGGTGGTTTGTTATTAATTTGGTTGAGAGTGTAAGATGTGGCTCAGTTGTAAGCTTGTGCGGTTCTTATTTATCCTAGAGTCCTCTCCATAGACAGTTTCGATATATACAGATTATGTGGTCGTATTTATTATGAACTTGCTCCATGTTTCCTCTTTTGGGCTTTGCTCAAAATTGGACTTAGATGTTTATTTTGGTGTCGGAATTAGTGAAATAAATGTGTTCTGGTTGGAATATTgaaatatattactattatgTTAATTTGTTAGGTTGATACCAATGTAGATGTTACAATATTGTATTAATCCCGTTACTCACGGATTTAATTCTTTTCGGATTAGGATTAGTATGTTCGTGTTGATTGAAAATTTCCTAGTTTAAGGTGGGCATTTGATGCCTACTTTATCGGGTGGGTTTTGTGACATTATTTACTTTGTCCATCGTGTGACGTAACATGCGAATATGGGAATAAGAGGCATTTTAATCTTAAATTCATTTCAATGACAATAATCTGTGTTATTGATGGCAATCCTAATCCACTACTTATTATCATTACTAGGATTTTGACGATTCAGTTGATAAACCTAGTTAGCTTAgcataattgaatttttttgaatgGCATTGTGATTATTTAAACAAATTTGTTAATAGCCAACCGTTGCTAGTTATGCTCATTGTTAATACAACACGAGCACAAAGATGTTAAGAAATACTtcatctgtcccacaataattgtgacaataattgtgggacggatggatggagtagtattatttcctttatagtccgtcccacaacaatatgcactttctaaatttggatatttttctctctctaatgaggtgatacttattctccactaacaatactttaattactttgtatttctacttctatcttattttatccattgtgcattaaaatttatGCCCAATccaaagtgtatatttttgtgGAATGGAGGGAATAGTAAATATATTTTTCTCAAACCGTAAACTTTCTTCACAATTTCGAAAGATATAACTAAAAGGAAAAATGGTAACATCCACCTCTCATGAATCGACTAAACTATAATGCTGGTGCAgtttcatttaaatatttactaTACTCCCTCTTCCCTCTGTCCCACCATAAGCCATACACATATTCGgacataaaatttgaaaaaaaatgaaacttgaAGAGAATTaaagagtgaataaagtagtgaagagtataatattaatttttttttggtaaaaaccAAATGACTTATTTTTTATGTGATGTCTTAAAAATATTCCATCCGTCCTACTTTAGAAGTTCCGGTTGAccatttttgggtgtcccaTTTTAAGAGTCTCAATTGGAATATTCCatacactaacttttttcaatcacattttattataaaactaatatataaaaagtaggatccatatttcactattttttttaccaattttCCTTTACGTATATTAAAAATCCGTGGCGAACTCAAAtaagactcctaaagtggggaGGAAGTAATACTACTCCTTTTGGGTATACATTAATACATCCCTTTCAAGCATTCAAATGGTCCAGATATTCCTGCATGGGCCAAGATCGTACCGGGCCCATTATATTGAGCCCGCTTATTTTCAAAGTTCAGAACAAGAGTGGGCCCCACACGCTCTCCTCCTCCTTCCTCACCTTATCTCACCTTAGCATTTCATAATCCAGAAATTACATTTCAattttctctctcacacacacagtCGAGCATTCTCCGCTTCTCCTAATCACGAGGAATCAAATTTGAGCGCCGCGACAAGCATGGCATCTCTGGCGCAGCAAATTGGCGGTCTGAAGTGCCCGCCGTTTTTAGCAGGTAGGAAGAGTAGCAAATTCTTATCCAACTCGAAGTCGGTGCTTCCGAGGAGGAGAAGCGTGATTACAGCGGCTTCAGTCATTGCTAACGCCCAGACGAGAGAGAGAATGAAGTTGAAGGAGATGTTCGAGGACGCCTACGAGCGCTGCCGCACCGCGCCAATGGAAGGCGTCTCCTTCACCGTCCAAGACTTCAATGACGCCCTAGAGAAATACGATTTCACCTCGGAAATTGGCGCCAAGGTCTCAATTCTGTACCTTCTTCATTCAATTTGTGGATTCTGTGTTTGTGGTAGCTACTCTATTGACCGTTCCCGTCATGTTTGTAGTTTATAGGATTGAGGTGACCTAGTTAGCATTTCAATTTCGACTAGGAACTCGATACATTTGGTTTTCTGCCATCAAATTTTCTAGCCCTCAGTTGTTAGGCTGAAGCTTCAAGTTATGCTGATAACCACAAGTTTCACATGTAGCAATCTAATTTCGTCTTTCTGAGTTGGTGTGAAAGTAGCTATTGGCTATcatatggagagagagagagagagagagagagggagaggttGATTCATCTtgtttgattttgggtttggaTTTTCAGGTAAAAGGAAAGGTTTACAATACAGACTCAAATGGAGCATTGGTAGACATAACTGCAAAGTCGTCAGCATACTTGCCTCTAAGAGAGGCATCCATCTATAATATCAAACACATAGAAGAGGCCGGCATTGTTGCTGGTGTAGTTGAAGAATTTGTGATTATTGGAGAGAACGAGGCTGATGATAGTTTGATATTGAGTCTTCGTTCGATTCAGTACGACCTTGCGTGGGAACGCATCAGACAGCTTCAAGCTGAAGATGTTGTTGTGAAGGGTAAGGTGAGTAAATTTTACAATTCTACCAATTAGAGTTTTTCTTTGGTGTTCTCTGTTAATCTTATTAttcaatattatatatataatccaTTTGCTGTCATTTTGATCCTTCCTGTTCAACACTTCCAACTTTTCTGATAGCTTGCTATAATCTGCGCTTACTTCCTGCAAAAAAGTTATGACATCATTTCACTCACCTTTTCTCTTTGGCTTCAATGAACAGGTAGTTGGTGCTAACAAAGGTGGTATTGTGGCACTAGTGGAGGGTCTTCGTGGTTTTGTTCCATTTTCACAAATATCAACAGTTAAATTCTCTTCCGTCCTTGTGATTCTTTATCATGGTCAAATGTTGTTATTTGGTTGCTGTAAATTTTTTATCCGATCACCTTATTTTGATATCCCATGTTTATCAGTTTTCAGTGATCATCACAAAAGTATCAATTCAGGTTTATATTTAGCTCATTCTATGCTTAGATAAAGGTTAACGTTTCTTGATATTGCATCAGAAATCGGTTGCAGAGGATCTTCTAGAAAAAGAACTTCCTCTTAAGTTTGTGGAGGTTGATGAGGAACAGTCGAGGCTAGTCCTCAGTAACCGCAAGGCCATGGCTGATAGCCAGGCACAGCTTGGAATTGGTTCTGTAGTAGTCGGCACTGTTCAGAGCTTGAAACCTTATGGTGCCTTCATTGACATTGGGGGAATTAACGGCCTTTTGCATGTCAGCCAGATAAGTCACGATCGTGTCTCAGATATAGCTACAGTTCTTCAGCCTGGTGACTCTTTGAAGGTGCATATCGCCATTTTTATGTCCCTGCAACATAGTCCCAAGAGTTTTATATTCAACTCTCACATCTTTCTTTGTAGGTTATGATTCTTAGCCATGACCGGGAGAGAGGTCGCGTGAGCCTATCAACTAAGAAGTTGGAGCCTACTCCTGGTGACATGATTCGCAACCCCAAGCTGGTTTTTGAAAAGGTTAGATTCACATGGCTTGTCCTGCAAAATATTCTGCAGCATAAGCTTATTGTTGTGCCTTGGATACTATTGTCGTGTGCATGAGTATTGTGGTTTGTGCTGACAGGCCGAAGAGATGGCTCAGACATTCAGGCAACGAATAGCACAAGCAGAAGCCATGGCTCGTGCTGATATGCTAAGATTCCAACCTGAGGTAATGGGCGTTCTTCCTTGGGTTTGTGACATGGGATAGGTTTGGTATGTTTCCTAAATAGTGCATGTCATGTTTAAGCTAACCCCTCTCTCTCCAGAGCGGATTGTCTCTGAGCTCTGAAGGGATCTTAGGACCTCTGACTTCAGAGCTGCCAGAAGACGGTATGGACTTAAGCGACATCCCCCCAGCGTTAGATTAAAGAACGACGACCTCATCTTATTCGTTTTCTTCTACTTCCTATTATTTATTGAAGGGGTTTTAACCTTTCAAATATGTAAATCGATCTACCATCTTCTAAATTGCATTGTTGTTTCAACTTTAACTTTATTCAAAGATTTGGCAAAATTCAATAAAGCATCTGCTGGTATTGAACAAATTGTTCATGTTTGCATATAATAACATGGTTCACTGTGTAGATGGATACCAAATTGAAATTACTTACACTAAAAACAGTTTACAAACAGGACCACTTGCGCAGGTCCTGCTGCAATACCCAAAATATACACAACTGATGCTCCCCCAGCCATATTTATACAATCATGGTAGTGTCTACAACGTCTCGCTAAAATTGCAATCAATCCCCACCTGCAAACGCGTGTGGTTGAGCTCTACAGGACTGTTGTAGCAGAGCGTGACTCATTACCTTGAGTCGGAGTTGTGTGGCTGTCTCCACGGAAAACTGTCTCTTCTGTTGGACAGTTTACAGTGAGTCGAGAACATGTTAGGATAGCTTGAAAGCAATCTTTTTGCTGGATGGTAATCTGCCTCGATCAACTCAAGTCGAAGCCAGCATCAGAGTTTATAGCATATACTAGTTTCTGCTCCATTTGCTCTTTACTGAACAAACAAAATAACCATTAAACAAGACCCCTTGTCATTAGCAATAACAACTTAGCAGAGAGGCGGCTGAACTTATACAAACCTTCTATATGGAGGAAGTTTGAGAAGATTCATGCAAGTAGCAGAAGTTGGCAACCGGTCGAGAGCCTCCTCAGATGCATTACCAGCAGTCCTGTTGGAGAAAAGAGGGGAACATATGCATATGTATAAGAAAATTGTACATAAAAAGATGGAGTAATTATAGGAAAAATGTATTATGGTGCCACCTCTGTATGCAAAATGTAGGTTCCAAGTATTTAAATCCAAGCAAAGGCCCGCGAGAACATCCGGTTGCGAATCTGAGAGCAGAGATGAAGAAAAAGTGTTACTAATACCACAACATGGATGCAGCAAGTATAATTACATGGTCACTGACCAATGGAATCCACCACAACTTGCAGTAGTCAAATTTCAACCATTAAAGTTCGATATTTAAGATAGAAACTTAAATAAGAATTACAGGATAACATTTCTTCACATTTTGTACAAAAAGGAAGTAAACAATCATTACCAGGATTATGCACTCTCATATACACTGACAACATAAAATTACATCCGACTTTACAGAATAGCAAACGTTAAATAATGCTTCTAAACTGGATCAGATGAAAGACTTACTTCAAAAGTTTTCTCCGATTTTCCAAGCTAAGGTTCTGAATCACTTCCCAGAACATTTCGATAACATAGTGGTCCTGACaataataattttgaagtaCGTAGTTAGACAGTTAAACAGACAACGAACAAATATAAAGGCCAGCAGACACAAACACTAATCTTTAGAGTGAATTCGCCCATCAGGAATGGGAATAGAGCAGAGCGTATTTGGGAACTACTTTAAAaagtgtgtatgtgtgtatatatCTGTAGATGAAATTGGTTGTTAAAAGAGGAAATATAGGTATAACACAAGATTTGGAAGAACAGTAGGTACTATTCCTATGAATACAACAACAAACATGAGTAAAACTCAAATTGAAGAACACAAATCTCAAAGAAAACAATACTCACTCCATCCCACAAAATAGTTCACCTTAGTGtgttttgtgagtaaaaaaatGGTCCGACTTTGTTGTCTTTTATGTTAGTAAATGTAGATAATGGTGggccatgtttgttttgtttttttgtaaaTAGGTATGCAAAATGAGGGTAAAGATTGAAGGAAAGGTGTCGAGAAAATGAAAGTTAAGAAGTGTGCACTATTTTGTGGGACATCCCAAGAGGGAAAAGTGTGCATCATTTTCTGTGACGGATGG is a window of Salvia splendens isolate huo1 chromosome 3, SspV2, whole genome shotgun sequence DNA encoding:
- the LOC121796051 gene encoding 30S ribosomal protein S1, chloroplastic-like encodes the protein MASLAQQIGGLKCPPFLAGRKSSKFLSNSKSVLPRRRSVITAASVIANAQTRERMKLKEMFEDAYERCRTAPMEGVSFTVQDFNDALEKYDFTSEIGAKVKGKVYNTDSNGALVDITAKSSAYLPLREASIYNIKHIEEAGIVAGVVEEFVIIGENEADDSLILSLRSIQYDLAWERIRQLQAEDVVVKGKVVGANKGGIVALVEGLRGFVPFSQISTKSVAEDLLEKELPLKFVEVDEEQSRLVLSNRKAMADSQAQLGIGSVVVGTVQSLKPYGAFIDIGGINGLLHVSQISHDRVSDIATVLQPGDSLKVMILSHDRERGRVSLSTKKLEPTPGDMIRNPKLVFEKAEEMAQTFRQRIAQAEAMARADMLRFQPESGLSLSSEGILGPLTSELPEDGMDLSDIPPALD